A single genomic interval of Streptomyces sp. BA2 harbors:
- a CDS encoding endonuclease/exonuclease/phosphatase family protein produces MDAKGRSPWTRGRILAALAVLTAALLAFHSAVPNTVGRFGSLLETFLPWLGLAVPLLLALALLRRSALALAALLLPVAAWGILFGGRVTAGDDGSHDITAVQHNVSDVNTDPAGTARALSDSGPDLIALEELTPTALRTYERELAPEYPYRAVRGTVGLWSKHPLTDIRAVDIRPEGVGKDWNRGMRAKARTPWGDVAVYVAHLPSVRVQWHGFSSGRRDESADLLGAVLAAEALEKVILLGDLNGTVDDRGLDPVTTRLDSVGRDFAFSWPASFPVSRIDHIMARSATVTHVRTLPATGSDHLPVAAGISLAP; encoded by the coding sequence GTGGACGCGAAAGGCAGGTCCCCCTGGACGCGCGGCCGGATTCTCGCGGCGCTCGCCGTCCTGACCGCGGCCCTGCTGGCGTTCCACTCCGCCGTGCCCAACACCGTCGGCCGCTTCGGCAGCCTCCTTGAGACGTTCCTGCCCTGGCTCGGCCTGGCCGTTCCCCTGTTGCTCGCCCTGGCCCTGCTGCGCCGATCGGCCCTGGCACTGGCGGCCCTGCTGCTGCCGGTGGCCGCCTGGGGGATCCTCTTCGGCGGGCGGGTGACCGCCGGGGACGATGGCAGCCACGACATCACGGCCGTCCAGCACAACGTCAGCGACGTGAACACCGACCCCGCGGGCACGGCCCGCGCCCTGAGCGACTCAGGCCCGGATCTCATAGCCCTGGAGGAGCTGACGCCGACTGCGCTGCGGACGTACGAGCGGGAGCTGGCCCCGGAGTATCCCTACCGGGCGGTGAGGGGCACGGTCGGCCTCTGGTCGAAGCATCCGCTGACGGACATCAGGGCGGTGGACATCAGGCCGGAGGGGGTCGGGAAGGACTGGAACCGCGGGATGAGGGCGAAAGCTCGTACGCCATGGGGTGATGTCGCGGTGTACGTCGCCCACTTGCCCTCGGTGCGCGTCCAGTGGCACGGCTTCAGCTCCGGGCGACGGGACGAGAGCGCCGACCTGTTGGGTGCGGTACTGGCCGCCGAGGCGCTGGAGAAGGTGATCCTGCTGGGTGACCTCAACGGCACGGTGGACGACCGTGGCCTCGACCCGGTCACCACACGTCTGGACTCGGTGGGACGGGACTTCGCCTTCAGCTGGCCCGCGTCCTTCCCGGTCTCGCGGATCGACCACATCATGGCGCGCTCGGCGACGGTCACCCACGTCCGGACGCTGCCCGCCACGGGCAGCGACCACCTTCCCGTCGCCGCCGGCATCTCCCTCGCCCCCTGA
- a CDS encoding HEXXH motif domain-containing protein: protein MHVDAQPLGQHRVGLAPYRDLLSGECGPDAVDSLRAAERSWRLLLLRALIDAADGIPTASLPPLDDGWQLLTRAWEANPEPVERLLLYPTVGTWAAYALRRVRGTVTGDAPLWVELGQLHAVGASAAVLAGLDFRTTVPVRDGWVVLPMLGGARVPVADGRWAGAQVSAEAGTVRVGKVRRGTPGWSPLRELSGDGCTVVLDDLDPYRGLRAPQPPQPLDSDSRFPALFKEAWALLVQDDPDMARAAAKGLSSVVPRPRAEPYRPHSASSGDAFGAVVASEPDDAEQFAATLVHEFQHNKLGAFMHLFTLYRDGGTERFYAPWRDDPRPLGGLLQGVYAFFGVTRFYRRRHTQLGAFEYALWRSQTLRALHGIREADRLTDLGRELVDGLTARLDAWQDEPVGPRALDAARHAAADHYASWRAHHVEADADEVIRAVKAYEADRAVTLPQGADVVVPGSPRRGFDTGAVLLRRLLADPEALRALRAAPGEVVEGARPEDVALVTGDTGWARQRFEARIIEEGAPEAWVGLGLALRAEHHPAADVLLTRPEFVMAVHAELRGGVDPVRLASCFRS from the coding sequence ATGCATGTCGACGCACAACCGCTGGGACAACATCGCGTAGGGCTCGCGCCCTACCGCGACCTGCTGTCCGGGGAGTGCGGTCCGGACGCCGTGGATTCGCTGCGTGCCGCCGAGCGGAGCTGGCGGCTGCTTCTTCTGCGCGCGCTCATCGATGCCGCCGATGGCATCCCTACCGCCTCGCTCCCTCCCCTGGATGACGGCTGGCAGTTGTTGACCCGTGCCTGGGAGGCGAACCCCGAGCCGGTGGAGCGCCTGTTGCTGTATCCCACCGTCGGCACATGGGCGGCGTACGCACTGCGGCGCGTGCGCGGCACCGTGACGGGTGATGCCCCGCTGTGGGTGGAACTCGGCCAGTTGCACGCGGTGGGAGCATCCGCCGCGGTGCTTGCCGGCCTGGACTTCCGGACCACGGTGCCGGTACGTGACGGGTGGGTGGTGCTGCCCATGCTGGGCGGCGCCAGGGTGCCGGTGGCCGATGGCCGGTGGGCCGGCGCCCAAGTGTCCGCGGAAGCAGGCACGGTGCGGGTCGGCAAGGTGCGGCGGGGCACGCCCGGCTGGTCCCCCTTGCGGGAGTTGAGCGGGGACGGCTGCACTGTCGTCCTCGACGACCTCGACCCCTACCGGGGGCTGCGCGCCCCCCAGCCCCCGCAGCCCCTGGACTCGGACAGCCGCTTCCCCGCGCTGTTCAAGGAGGCCTGGGCCTTGCTCGTCCAGGACGACCCGGACATGGCCCGGGCCGCGGCCAAGGGCCTGAGCTCGGTGGTGCCCCGGCCACGTGCGGAGCCCTACCGCCCGCACAGCGCCTCGTCGGGCGATGCGTTCGGCGCCGTGGTCGCGTCGGAGCCCGATGACGCGGAACAGTTCGCGGCAACGTTGGTGCACGAGTTCCAGCACAACAAACTCGGTGCCTTCATGCATCTGTTCACCCTCTACCGCGACGGCGGCACCGAGCGCTTCTACGCGCCCTGGCGTGATGATCCGCGCCCGCTGGGAGGGCTCTTGCAAGGGGTGTACGCCTTCTTCGGCGTCACTCGGTTCTATCGGCGGCGGCACACTCAGCTGGGCGCCTTCGAGTACGCCCTGTGGCGCTCACAGACTCTGCGGGCACTGCACGGCATCCGTGAGGCGGACCGACTCACGGACCTGGGCCGGGAGTTGGTCGACGGGCTGACCGCACGCCTCGACGCCTGGCAGGACGAGCCGGTCGGCCCGCGGGCGCTGGACGCGGCCCGGCATGCTGCCGCCGACCATTACGCGTCCTGGCGTGCCCACCATGTCGAGGCCGACGCGGACGAGGTCATTCGTGCCGTCAAGGCGTACGAAGCGGACCGTGCGGTCACGCTGCCGCAGGGAGCCGATGTCGTCGTGCCGGGAAGCCCGCGGCGTGGATTCGACACCGGTGCCGTCCTGCTGCGCAGGCTGCTCGCCGACCCCGAGGCTCTGCGCGCCCTGCGTGCAGCGCCGGGTGAGGTGGTCGAAGGTGCTCGCCCGGAAGACGTTGCTCTCGTCACCGGCGACACCGGCTGGGCCCGGCAGCGGTTCGAGGCCCGCATCATCGAGGAGGGGGCACCCGAGGCGTGGGTCGGCCTCGGCCTCGCCCTGCGGGCCGAGCACCACCCGGCAGCGGACGTCCTGCTGACCCGCCCTGAGTTCGTGATGGCGGTGCACGCCGAACTGAGGGGCGGCGTCGATCCGGTGCGGCTGGCCTCGTGCTTCCGCTCCTGA
- a CDS encoding DUF3592 domain-containing protein codes for MLLQVRGWGARQWVTFGAIAFGALFTAIGLILAGVSISFLADAKRAPGTVVTLEWRSDHGGSSRKTRGSDGPVAYPVVEFTSADGAPRTFRSSMGSNPPSYERGERVEVLYRADSPEDARINGFVSLWLLPLIFGGIGLVILGVGTTIAVVGRRRRRA; via the coding sequence GTGCTTTTGCAGGTGCGAGGCTGGGGAGCCCGCCAGTGGGTTACTTTCGGGGCGATCGCGTTCGGGGCGCTGTTCACGGCCATCGGGTTGATCCTGGCGGGGGTGTCGATCTCGTTCCTCGCGGATGCAAAGCGTGCCCCGGGCACGGTGGTGACGCTGGAGTGGCGCAGCGATCACGGCGGCTCATCGCGCAAGACGCGGGGTAGTGACGGACCCGTGGCGTACCCGGTGGTCGAGTTCACGTCGGCGGACGGCGCACCGCGGACGTTCCGGAGCTCGATGGGTTCCAATCCGCCGTCGTACGAGCGGGGTGAGCGGGTCGAGGTGCTGTACCGCGCCGATTCCCCCGAGGACGCGCGTATCAATGGGTTCGTCTCGCTGTGGTTGCTGCCGCTGATCTTCGGAGGGATCGGCCTTGTGATCCTGGGGGTCGGAACGACCATTGCGGTGGTAGGGCGAAGGCGAAGGCGTGCCTAG
- the amaB gene encoding L-piperidine-6-carboxylate dehydrogenase, whose protein sequence is MTGTTVPATDDLRTRARTSLRHIGVTVPEGGDFQARTPITGEDLFGLTASTAADTEDAVAAAREAFLTWRTTPAPRRGELVRRLGELLRDHRNDLADLITIEAGKIRSEALGEVQEMIDICDFAVGLSRQLYGRTIASERPGHRLAETWHPLGVVGVISAFNFPAAVWSWNTAVALACGDTVVWKPSELTPLISLACDRLLAQAAKETGAPSDVHRLLLGGRAVGERLVDDPRVALVSATGSTRMGREVGPRVAARFGRSLLELGGNNAAVVAPSADLDLAVQGIVFAAAGTAGQRCTTLRRLIVHRGIADALVARLTAAYTKLPIGDPFDENTLVGPLISPAALDGMQDALARVQAQGGKILAGGNRRLADAAPGAAYAEPVVVRVDEQTDVVRQETFAPILYVLTYDTLEEAIALHNDVPQGLSSSIFTRDQQEAELFLSCEGSDCGIANVNIGTSGAEIGGAFGGEKETGGGRESGSDAWRAYMRPATNTINYSGRLALAQNVSFL, encoded by the coding sequence ATGACCGGCACCACCGTGCCCGCCACGGACGACCTGCGTACCCGTGCCCGCACGAGCCTGCGGCACATCGGCGTGACCGTCCCGGAGGGCGGCGACTTCCAGGCGCGTACGCCCATCACGGGCGAGGACCTCTTCGGCCTGACCGCGTCGACCGCCGCCGATACCGAGGACGCCGTCGCCGCCGCCCGCGAGGCGTTCCTCACGTGGCGCACCACGCCGGCCCCGCGCCGTGGTGAACTCGTGCGCCGTCTGGGGGAGTTGCTGCGCGACCACAGGAACGACCTGGCCGACCTGATCACGATCGAGGCGGGCAAGATCCGCTCCGAAGCGCTCGGCGAGGTCCAGGAGATGATCGACATCTGCGACTTCGCGGTCGGCCTCTCGCGCCAGCTCTACGGCCGCACCATCGCCTCCGAGCGCCCCGGCCACCGCCTCGCCGAGACCTGGCACCCGCTCGGTGTGGTCGGAGTGATCTCCGCGTTCAACTTCCCCGCAGCGGTGTGGTCGTGGAACACGGCGGTGGCGCTCGCCTGCGGTGACACCGTGGTCTGGAAGCCGTCCGAGCTCACCCCGCTGATCTCGCTGGCCTGCGACCGGCTGCTGGCCCAGGCCGCGAAGGAGACCGGCGCGCCCAGCGACGTACACCGTCTCCTGCTCGGCGGCCGTGCCGTGGGCGAGCGGCTGGTCGACGATCCGCGCGTCGCGCTCGTCAGCGCCACCGGTTCCACCCGCATGGGGCGTGAGGTCGGCCCGCGCGTGGCGGCCCGGTTCGGGCGCAGCCTGCTCGAACTCGGCGGCAACAACGCCGCGGTCGTGGCTCCGTCGGCCGACCTCGACCTCGCGGTGCAGGGCATCGTCTTCGCGGCGGCGGGCACGGCGGGCCAGCGGTGCACCACGCTGCGCCGTCTCATCGTCCACCGCGGCATCGCCGATGCCCTCGTCGCGCGCCTGACGGCCGCGTACACCAAGCTCCCCATCGGTGACCCGTTCGACGAGAACACCCTCGTCGGCCCGCTCATCTCCCCTGCCGCCCTCGACGGCATGCAGGACGCTCTCGCCCGCGTACAGGCGCAGGGCGGCAAGATCCTCGCCGGCGGCAACAGGCGCCTTGCGGACGCGGCGCCGGGGGCCGCTTATGCCGAACCGGTCGTCGTCCGGGTCGACGAACAGACCGACGTCGTACGCCAGGAGACGTTCGCCCCGATCCTGTACGTGCTCACCTACGACACCCTGGAGGAGGCCATCGCCCTGCACAACGACGTCCCGCAGGGTCTCTCCTCCAGCATCTTCACCCGCGACCAGCAGGAGGCCGAGCTCTTCCTGTCCTGCGAGGGCTCCGACTGCGGCATCGCCAACGTCAACATCGGCACGTCCGGCGCCGAGATCGGGGGCGCGTTCGGCGGCGAGAAGGAGACGGGCGGCGGCCGCGAGTCCGGCTCCGACGCCTGGCGCGCGTACATGCGTCCGGCCACGAACACCATCAACTACTCGGGCCGCCTCGCCCTGGCCCAGAACGTCAGCTTCCTCTAA
- a CDS encoding lytic polysaccharide monooxygenase auxiliary activity family 9 protein, which produces MNIPRSPVLVRARSRVRHSVRARRLASLAGATGIAAAAVLAVPGTAAAHGVAMVPGSRTYLCYKDLLANSSTQMPTNPACRAAVQEAGTTPLYNWFAVLDSNAGGRGDGYVEDGTLCSAGDRSPYDFAPYNAARTDWPVTHLTGGATIEMNYSNWAHHPGKFKVYVTKEGFDPEQPLGWSDLENVQTVQDPPQEGGPGSEAGHYYWDLRLPERTGRHILFVQWIRSDSQENFFSCSDVVFDGGNGEVTGLTGGERSGAAVTALGAGKENTKADAVHEDHGDGDATPDIENAASESPTGSPGVGLVSALAGAGAVVLAGGTVLHLRHRRPDNATDR; this is translated from the coding sequence ATGAACATTCCCCGCTCCCCCGTGCTCGTCCGAGCCCGGTCCCGCGTACGGCATTCGGTGCGGGCCAGGCGCCTCGCCTCTCTCGCCGGCGCCACGGGCATCGCCGCCGCTGCCGTCCTTGCGGTCCCCGGCACGGCCGCCGCGCACGGCGTGGCCATGGTGCCCGGGTCGCGGACCTACCTGTGCTACAAGGACCTGCTCGCCAACTCCTCCACCCAGATGCCGACCAACCCCGCCTGCAGGGCGGCAGTTCAGGAGGCGGGCACCACGCCGCTCTACAACTGGTTCGCGGTACTCGACTCCAACGCGGGCGGCCGCGGCGACGGCTATGTCGAGGACGGCACGCTGTGCAGCGCCGGCGACCGCAGCCCCTACGACTTCGCCCCGTACAACGCCGCCCGCACCGACTGGCCCGTCACCCATCTCACCGGCGGCGCCACCATCGAGATGAACTACAGCAACTGGGCGCACCATCCGGGCAAGTTCAAGGTGTACGTCACCAAGGAGGGCTTCGACCCGGAACAGCCCCTGGGCTGGTCGGATCTGGAGAACGTACAGACCGTCCAGGACCCGCCGCAGGAGGGAGGCCCTGGCAGCGAGGCGGGCCACTACTACTGGGACCTGCGGCTGCCTGAACGCACCGGCCGGCACATCCTGTTCGTCCAGTGGATCCGCTCCGACAGCCAGGAGAACTTCTTCTCCTGCTCGGACGTGGTCTTCGACGGAGGCAACGGCGAGGTCACCGGACTGACCGGTGGCGAACGGTCCGGCGCCGCGGTGACCGCGCTCGGCGCCGGCAAGGAGAACACCAAGGCCGATGCGGTGCACGAAGACCACGGAGACGGCGACGCCACCCCGGACATCGAGAACGCCGCCTCCGAATCGCCCACGGGCTCTCCTGGCGTCGGCCTGGTCAGCGCCCTGGCAGGTGCCGGGGCGGTGGTCCTGGCCGGCGGTACCGTCCTGCACCTGCGCCACCGCAGGCCGGACAACGCCACTGACCGGTAA
- the hglS gene encoding 2-oxoadipate dioxygenase/decarboxylase, giving the protein MISQWQLRAAFAARLSEMYGREVPAYNTLVDVSREVNEDALRAQGADAERLGSISRVTAERHGAIRVGTPTELRHVARIFGALGMRPVGFYDLREAAASAVPVVSTAFRPVDAEELARNPFRVFTSLLTPADPRFFDAELRSRLETFLAGRELFPPELLALADRAEAECELPEADAERFLQLAVQAFELSTEPIDKSWYEELERVSAVAADIGGVRSTHINHLTPRVLDIDELYRRMTDRGIEMIDTIQGPPGWKGPDLLLRQTSFRALAEPRALRLADGSVTRGALRVRFGEVEARGIALTPAGRALYDRLLTLADAETARRPAADRTEVARALWSAHVPATERELAAQELAYFTYRATPDRPHDGTQPPATIDALESRGWVRADPVVYEDFLPRSAAGIFQSNLSGEGSRNTEQEGTAYDSDWLSGAIGREVLDPYALYEHQQSLSITQIGRELGLDIDGTHD; this is encoded by the coding sequence ATGATCAGCCAGTGGCAGCTGCGGGCCGCCTTCGCCGCCCGGCTCTCGGAGATGTACGGGCGGGAAGTCCCGGCCTACAACACCCTCGTGGACGTCTCGCGCGAAGTGAACGAGGACGCCTTGCGCGCGCAGGGCGCCGATGCCGAACGGCTCGGTTCCATCAGCCGGGTCACGGCGGAGCGGCACGGCGCCATCCGTGTGGGCACTCCCACCGAACTGCGCCACGTCGCCCGGATCTTCGGCGCGCTCGGCATGCGTCCGGTCGGCTTCTACGACCTGCGGGAGGCGGCCGCGAGCGCGGTGCCTGTCGTGTCGACGGCGTTCCGTCCGGTGGACGCCGAGGAGTTGGCGCGCAACCCCTTCCGGGTCTTCACCTCGCTGCTCACGCCCGCGGACCCACGCTTCTTCGACGCCGAGCTGCGCTCCCGCCTGGAGACGTTCCTGGCCGGGCGCGAGCTGTTCCCTCCGGAGCTGCTCGCCCTGGCGGACCGGGCCGAGGCAGAGTGTGAACTGCCCGAGGCGGATGCCGAGCGCTTCCTCCAACTCGCCGTCCAGGCCTTCGAGCTGTCCACCGAACCGATCGACAAGTCCTGGTACGAGGAGTTGGAAAGGGTATCGGCGGTCGCCGCGGACATCGGGGGCGTCCGCTCCACCCACATCAACCACCTCACCCCGCGCGTCCTGGACATCGACGAGCTGTACCGGCGCATGACCGACCGCGGCATCGAGATGATCGACACCATCCAGGGCCCGCCCGGCTGGAAGGGCCCCGACCTGCTGCTGCGCCAGACGTCCTTCCGTGCCCTCGCCGAACCGCGCGCCCTGCGCCTGGCCGACGGCAGCGTGACCCGCGGCGCCCTGCGGGTGCGGTTCGGCGAGGTCGAGGCCCGCGGAATCGCCCTCACCCCGGCGGGCCGCGCGCTCTACGACCGCCTGCTCACCCTCGCCGACGCCGAGACCGCCCGACGCCCCGCGGCCGATCGCACCGAAGTGGCCCGCGCCCTGTGGAGCGCACACGTACCGGCCACCGAGCGGGAGCTCGCCGCACAGGAGCTGGCCTACTTCACCTACCGCGCCACACCAGACCGTCCACACGACGGCACCCAACCTCCCGCCACCATCGACGCGTTGGAGAGCCGAGGCTGGGTGCGGGCCGACCCTGTCGTCTACGAGGACTTCCTGCCGCGCTCAGCCGCCGGCATCTTCCAGTCCAACCTCAGCGGCGAGGGATCGCGGAACACCGAGCAGGAAGGCACCGCGTACGACAGTGACTGGCTCTCCGGCGCCATCGGCCGCGAGGTCCTCGACCCGTACGCCCTGTACGAACACCAGCAGAGTCTCTCGATCACCCAGATCGGCCGCGAACTGGGCCTCGACATCGACGGCACCCACGACTGA
- a CDS encoding NAD(P)/FAD-dependent oxidoreductase: MSSSPLPSTAPASAPAFRTLPPTADVVVVGGGVMGASIAFHLAEAGVCDIVVVERGELACGSSGKPIGGVRAHFSDPLNIELGRRSLRAFQDFPHRPGADIRLDTVGYLFLLTGERQVAEFTESVRLQNSLGVPSRMIDADEARRLCPYLSTEGLVAAVHSPTDGHARPGLVVHGYADAAARAGVRFATHTRVTGMDTTGDRVSAVHTDRGTVACSTVICAAGAWSGQIGAMVGVGLPVRPVRRQLAFTERLSPTAPRIPFTIDFTSSAYFHNSDGGLLLGLADPRQADGFDTTWTLEWLDLFQDVVRRRAPALAAMPVADGWAGLYEVTPDHNALIGRSGELPNFLYATGFSGHGFLQAPAVGEVVRDLHLEREPCVDIAPMSADRFRAGAAIRPEAHVV; the protein is encoded by the coding sequence TTGTCCTCGTCACCGCTTCCGTCCACCGCTCCCGCCTCCGCCCCCGCTTTCCGCACCCTCCCGCCGACCGCCGATGTCGTGGTCGTAGGTGGGGGCGTGATGGGGGCCTCCATCGCCTTCCACCTCGCCGAGGCGGGGGTGTGCGACATCGTCGTCGTCGAACGCGGCGAGCTCGCCTGCGGCAGTTCCGGCAAACCGATCGGCGGCGTGCGCGCCCACTTCTCCGACCCGCTCAACATCGAGCTCGGCCGGCGCAGTCTCCGCGCCTTCCAGGACTTCCCGCACCGGCCCGGCGCTGACATCCGCCTGGACACCGTGGGCTATCTCTTCCTGCTCACCGGCGAGCGGCAGGTCGCGGAGTTCACCGAGAGCGTGCGGCTGCAGAACAGCCTGGGCGTGCCGAGCCGCATGATCGACGCCGACGAGGCCCGGCGTCTCTGCCCGTATCTGAGCACCGAGGGCCTGGTGGCCGCCGTCCACTCCCCCACCGACGGGCACGCCCGGCCCGGCCTGGTCGTGCACGGCTACGCCGACGCGGCGGCCCGGGCGGGCGTCCGCTTCGCCACGCACACCCGCGTCACCGGCATGGACACCACCGGCGACCGCGTCAGTGCCGTGCACACCGACCGCGGCACCGTCGCCTGCTCCACCGTGATCTGCGCGGCCGGCGCCTGGTCAGGGCAGATCGGGGCCATGGTCGGCGTCGGCCTTCCCGTCCGGCCGGTGCGCCGCCAACTGGCCTTCACCGAAAGGCTTTCGCCGACGGCTCCGCGTATCCCCTTCACCATTGACTTCACCTCGTCCGCGTACTTCCACAACAGCGACGGCGGGCTGCTCCTCGGCCTGGCCGACCCCCGCCAGGCCGACGGTTTCGACACCACTTGGACCCTGGAGTGGCTTGACCTGTTCCAGGACGTCGTACGCCGTCGCGCCCCCGCCCTCGCCGCGATGCCGGTCGCCGACGGCTGGGCGGGCCTGTACGAGGTCACGCCCGACCACAACGCCCTGATCGGCCGCTCCGGCGAACTGCCCAACTTCCTTTACGCCACCGGGTTTTCGGGGCACGGATTCCTCCAGGCCCCGGCGGTCGGCGAGGTCGTGCGCGATCTCCATCTGGAACGCGAGCCGTGCGTCGACATCGCGCCGATGAGCGCCGACCGCTTCCGTGCCGGGGCCGCGATCCGTCCCGAGGCGCACGTCGTTTGA
- a CDS encoding LysR family transcriptional regulator: MDWTSSQLRSLVELTRRGTITAVAKALGYTPGGVSQQIAALEKAAGTPLLRRAGRRVELTDAGATLARHAERILATEAEAVEELERGRGAVSGTLLVGLFATAAAEILPPALRQVHAAHPELSVHSRDMDVDEVYDAVASGGVDLALGLDYPDVPIPRDAALRVTRLHRERFALAVPTGWMDGRDRAALADTRDLAWILPSADSYYGRAVRTVCRRAGIEPDVRHEVTDTAATLALVEAGIGVSTVTELMLGLRASRFDVLRLRERIERHVVVVCRASAERRPAVAALVDVLRTVAGQLPHP, translated from the coding sequence ATGGACTGGACGAGCTCCCAGCTGCGGTCCTTGGTGGAGCTGACCCGGCGCGGCACCATCACCGCCGTGGCGAAGGCCCTGGGCTACACCCCCGGCGGCGTCTCCCAGCAGATCGCCGCGCTGGAGAAGGCCGCGGGGACACCGCTGCTCCGCCGGGCGGGCCGCCGGGTCGAGCTCACCGACGCCGGGGCCACGCTGGCCCGGCACGCCGAGCGGATTCTGGCCACGGAGGCCGAAGCCGTCGAGGAGCTGGAGCGCGGTCGCGGCGCGGTCTCCGGCACCCTGCTGGTCGGCCTGTTCGCCACGGCCGCCGCCGAGATCCTCCCGCCGGCCCTGCGCCAGGTGCACGCGGCCCACCCCGAACTCTCCGTGCACAGCCGTGACATGGACGTGGACGAGGTGTACGACGCCGTCGCCTCGGGAGGTGTCGACCTGGCGCTCGGCCTGGACTACCCGGACGTGCCCATCCCGCGCGACGCCGCTCTGCGCGTGACCCGGCTCCACCGCGAGCGCTTCGCCCTGGCGGTGCCCACCGGCTGGATGGACGGCCGCGACCGCGCCGCCCTGGCCGACACCCGGGATCTGGCGTGGATCCTGCCGTCCGCCGACAGCTACTACGGGCGCGCCGTACGCACCGTGTGCCGCCGCGCGGGCATCGAACCGGACGTGCGGCACGAAGTCACCGACACCGCGGCGACTTTGGCCCTGGTCGAGGCGGGCATCGGCGTGAGCACGGTGACCGAGCTGATGCTCGGCCTCCGCGCCTCACGCTTCGACGTGCTGCGGTTGCGTGAGCGGATCGAGCGGCACGTCGTCGTGGTGTGCCGCGCCTCCGCTGAACGGCGCCCGGCGGTGGCCGCCCTGGTCGACGTGCTGCGGACCGTGGCCGGGCAGCTTCCTCACCCCTGA
- a CDS encoding alanine--tRNA ligase-related protein, with the protein MNTGLNSQLSTEDVVRTFVEYFEERGHRRITGSTLLPPPGDPVLFTTSGMHPLTPYLEGRPHPLGRRLVNVQRCLRTTDLEEVGDSTHLTVFEMLGTWSLGDYEGQQSLHWGYDLLTDGFGIDPRLLHVTVFGGDDQVGPDTASLELWQDRGVPVELTVEDNWWPNGSTGPCGPDSEIFLWTGDTPPESTPTGDDRWVEIWNHVMMRHRRLVDGTLVPLPQRNIDTGLGLERLSSLLQGRTSVFECDLFAPWRSLVPGLWQLDQPSLRLVCDHLRSAMVVIGDGVRPANTGRGYVLRRLVRRVLTVLWRDAPSRQLTDLPVELVRHTSGHFRQDVDPHDVRRVLIEEERRFRLLLDRGRQVLARPRFQGPLDEGDFHYLHDTHGLPRDLVLTLRQG; encoded by the coding sequence ATGAACACCGGATTGAACTCCCAACTGAGCACCGAAGACGTCGTCCGCACGTTCGTCGAGTACTTCGAGGAGCGTGGACACCGCCGGATCACCGGTTCGACGCTGCTGCCCCCGCCCGGCGACCCGGTGCTGTTCACCACCTCGGGCATGCATCCGCTCACCCCGTACCTGGAGGGGCGGCCTCATCCGCTCGGCAGGCGTCTGGTCAACGTGCAGCGCTGTCTGCGGACCACGGACCTGGAGGAGGTCGGCGACTCCACCCACCTGACCGTCTTCGAGATGCTCGGCACCTGGTCACTCGGCGACTACGAGGGGCAGCAGAGCCTCCACTGGGGGTACGACCTGCTCACCGACGGGTTCGGCATCGACCCGCGTCTGCTGCACGTCACCGTCTTCGGCGGCGACGACCAGGTCGGGCCCGACACCGCCTCCCTCGAACTGTGGCAGGACCGCGGGGTTCCGGTGGAGCTCACCGTCGAGGACAACTGGTGGCCCAACGGGTCCACCGGGCCGTGCGGACCCGACTCGGAGATCTTTCTGTGGACCGGCGACACCCCGCCCGAGTCCACGCCGACAGGGGACGACCGCTGGGTGGAGATCTGGAACCACGTGATGATGCGCCACCGTCGGCTCGTCGACGGGACACTCGTGCCGCTCCCCCAGCGCAACATCGACACCGGTCTCGGTCTGGAACGGCTCTCCTCGCTGCTTCAGGGGCGGACGTCGGTGTTCGAGTGCGACCTCTTCGCCCCCTGGCGAAGCCTCGTGCCGGGCCTGTGGCAGCTGGACCAGCCGAGCCTGCGACTGGTCTGCGACCACCTCCGCTCGGCCATGGTGGTGATCGGCGACGGAGTACGCCCCGCCAACACCGGCCGCGGCTACGTCCTGCGCCGACTCGTACGACGCGTCCTCACCGTGCTGTGGCGTGACGCCCCCTCGCGACAACTGACCGATCTGCCGGTCGAGTTGGTGCGGCACACCTCGGGCCACTTCCGTCAGGACGTGGATCCGCACGACGTGCGGCGCGTGCTTATCGAGGAGGAGCGGCGGTTCAGGCTGCTCCTGGATCGGGGGCGGCAGGTTCTTGCCCGGCCCCGGTTCCAAGGCCCGCTCGACGAGGGGGACTTCCACTACCTCCATGACACCCACGGTCTGCCGCGCGATCTGGTTCTGACCCTGCGTCAGGGGTGA